A window from Salvia miltiorrhiza cultivar Shanhuang (shh) chromosome 2, IMPLAD_Smil_shh, whole genome shotgun sequence encodes these proteins:
- the LOC131012967 gene encoding uncharacterized protein LOC131012967, translated as MDRNTFARLCLLLRDLGGLTDGRYVRVEEQVAIFLSILAHHKKNRVVRFDFFWSSQTVSRFVHAVLKAILKLHVILLVKPEPVPEDCTDSRWRWFKGCLGALDGTYINVMVRNADKPRYRTRKGQISTNTLAVCDRNLKFVYVLPGWEGSAADSRILRDALSRVNGFRVPRGNYYLCDSGYANSDGFLAPYKGVRYHLKEWGPNAARPQNAMELFNLRHAKVRNVIERAFRIMKMRWGILRSTSFYPVKIQNRLIMACFILNNFIRTEMPLDPIEQQFDSSNGNGAEDVEQDTEFIDVIGSSPAWNATRDALSLAMWQQYLNNA; from the exons ATGGATAGGAACACATTTGCTAGGCTATGCCTCTTGTTACGTGACCTAGGAGGATTGACAGATGGGAGATACGTTAGGGTAGAGGAGCAAGTGGCAATTTTTTTATCCATTTTAGCACACCACAAGAAGAATCGAGTTGTTAGGTTTGATTTCTTTTGGTCCAGTCAAACCGTTTCACGCTTTGTGCACGCCGTTTTGAAGGCGATCTTGAAATTGCATGTTATTTTGCTTGTCAAACCTGAGCCCGTACCAGAGGATTGCACCGACAGTCGATGGCGATGGTTCAAG GGATGTTTGGGTGCCCTTGATGGTACTTACATAAATGTCATGGTTCGAAATGCTGATAAACCAAGGTATCGGACCAGGAAAGGGCAAATTTCCACAAATACTCTCGCTGTTTGTGACCGTAACCTAAAATTCGTCTATGTATTACCGGGATGGGAAGGCTCAGCAGCTGACTCTAGAATATTGCGCGATGCCCTTTCTCGCGTGAATGGCTTCAGGGTTCCTCGGG GTAACTACTACCTATGTGATAGTGGGTACGCCAACAGCGATGGTTTCCTTGCACCGTACAAGGGAGTTAGATATCACCTAAAGGAATGGGGGCCAAATGCTGCAAGACCCCAAAATGCGATGGAATTGTTCAACCTACGGCATGCAAAAGTGAGGAATGTAATTGAGCGTGCATTCAGAATTATGAAAATGCGTTGGGGCATTTTAAGGAGTACCTCCTTCTACCCAGTTAAGATACAAAATCGCCTAATCATGGCTTGTTTCATACTCAACAATTTCATCCGGACCGAGATGCCACTGGATCCTATAGAGCAGCAATTTGATTCCTCAAATGGAAACGGTGCAGAGGATGTTGAGCAAGACACTGAATTTATTGACGTCATTGGTTCCTCACCTGCATGGAATGCCACGAGAGACGCTTTATCTCTCGCGATGTGGCAACAATACTTAAACAATGCTTGA
- the LOC131012447 gene encoding succinate dehydrogenase [ubiquinone] iron-sulfur subunit 2, mitochondrial-like produces MNPDPFPSFLLHSLSLDSLFRSMATGLVRRAIARISALSPAARAVNYREHASEAAAQQLDQQAKPTSAPKIFQIYRWNPDTPQKPELQSYEIDLKECGPMVLDALIKIKNEVDPSLTFRRSCREGICGSCAMNIDGRNGLACLTKIASGGPTMVTPLPHMFVIKDLVVDMTNFYNQYKSIEPWLKRKSPPENPGKENLQSKEDRKKLDGMYECILCACCSTSCPSYWWNPESYLGPAALLHANRWIMDSRDEYTKERLDAINDEFKLYRCHTILNCAKACPKGLNPGMQIQNIKRLERTN; encoded by the exons ATGAACCCAGACCCATTTCCGTCATTCcttctccactctctctctctagattctCTCTTCCGATCAATGGCGACTGGACTGGTCCGACGAGCGATAGCAAGGATTTCGGCGTTGTCACCGGCGGCCAGAGCTGTCAATTATAGGGAACACGCatcggaggcggcggcgcagcAGCTGGATCAGCAGGCGAAGCCGACCTCCGCCCCCAAAATCTTCCAGATCTACCGATGGAATCCGGATACGCCGCAGAAGCCGGAGCTCCAGAGCTACGAAATTGACCTCAAGGAGTGCGGCCCCATGGTCCTCGACGCCCTAATTAAGATTAAGAACGAAGTGGATCCAAGCCTAACCTTCCGCCGCTCCTGCCGCGAGGGGATCTGCGGGTCATGCGCGATGAACATCGACGGCCGGAACGGCCTCGCCTGCCTGACGAAGATAGCCTCCGGCGGGCCGACGATGGTCACGCCGCTGCCGCACATGTTCGTGATTAAGGATCTGGTGGTCGACATGACCAATTTCTACAACCAGTATAAGTCGATTGAGCCGTGGCTGAAGAGGAAGAGCCCGCCGGAGAATCCAGGGAAGGAGAATCTGCAGAGCAAGGAGGATCGGAAGAAGCTCGATGGGATGTACGAGTGCATCCTGTGTGCCTGCTGTAGCACATCCTGCCCCAGCTACTGGTGGAATCCCGAGTCTTACTTGGGCCCCGCCGCGCTTCTTCATGCCAACAG ATGGATTATGGACAGTCGAGATGAATACACGAAAGAGCGGCTGGATGCGATCAATGATGAATTCAAGCTGTATCGGTGCCATACAATCTTGAATTGTGCTAAAGCTTGCCCCAAGGGACTCAATCCTGGTATGCAAATCCAGAACATCAAGAGACTTGAACGCACAAATTAG